The following proteins come from a genomic window of Henningerozyma blattae CBS 6284 chromosome 4, complete genome:
- the SIP4 gene encoding Sip4p (similar to Saccharomyces cerevisiae SIP4 (YJL089W); ancestral locus Anc_1.277): MQAQKKRKYGRPEHHVPYHVLQAHPHTRTRDETIPRDLSVPRDMRSDTNSAGSDTNIGVSVTNSVGDSDVANLSATNNSGNTNTTNPLATIPTGRRHSQACDRCRLKKIKCDGLIPHCTNCRKINFNCQTTHKLSRRGLPKGYTEMLEQKLTSLQNSLANQKPLPPRQLQPGFQELLQNPLPPQTDEHWTNELNLQLLSNHLTLNKFYSYYPQFLLSNIFKNNYKTLNAHVDSAIDRFFTLHNSLVEILPLSLKPMLKTDSYIANSSLLLLIKLYVIQFNWSCLDEYKLFKLSQIIIAISPPSDLIQNAYAIAIWYFMSINNKQFTTTLFNNLTKRSPSLLFLESLFITFSNHQLPRNVEEDPTIVNIITTQSTTLPSSQSDSDTPILSTFKKLIHLLSMSTIQNTSAEKAILSSTILNDFYTFITVSPSPPSYPPYISVLHLFPLPIIKIHSICLINISNYIIDNNNLDNFTLHSIKDNLFNWLKFIYIPIFNSVDLQANIPLLIEKLSNFFNLQQNTTNTSTTATTPGVSDYFENITNFNKINIKVLSGINLLKKNSNVNINTDLDQFNIYSNTCDHMENNPVNRIDSSLFQFFLNAQSSNDLTSALLQQQNDSTNNIIQQNASPTTAQQTSNMDSIFKELGVTNVDTDDGYAEDDDDDDDDDESETYPEDGMEPIPGLKNNNKNTPLEISFNHRKQSLFQNKKNQQQLQQLQQLQQQQQQLPQSPNMKHYINNILNQQHIPLSNRDYPKGKDES, encoded by the coding sequence ATGCAAGCACAGAAGAAACGCAAGTACGGCCGCCCGGAACATCACGTGCCGTACCACGTGTTGCAAGCACACCCACACACCCGCACACGTGACGAGACTATCCCACGTGACCTCTCTGTGCCACGTGATATGCGCAGCGACACTAATTCCGCAGGTAGCGACACTAATATCGGCGTCAGCGTCACAAATAGTGTTGGTGACAGCGACGTCGCTAATTTGAGCGCCACAAATAATTCGGGAAATACAAACACCACAAATCCTTTAGCCACAATACCAACCGGTCGTCGTCATTCACAAGCTTGTGATAGATGCCGTCTCAAGAAGATCAAATGTGATGGTCTAATTCCTCATTGTACCAATTGTCGGAAgatcaatttcaattgtcAAACTACTCATAAACTATCTCGTCGTGGGTTACCTAAAGGTTATACTGAGATGTTGGAACAAAAACTAACATCTCTTCAAAATTCTTTGGCCAACCAAAAACCTTTACCACCAAGACAATTACAGCCTGGGTTCCAAGAATTGCTTCAAAATCCATTACCGCCACAAACAGATGAACATTGGACcaatgaattgaatttacAACTGTTGTCCAACCATTTGACTTTAAACAAATTCTATTCGTATTATCCTCAATTTTTGCTTTCCaacattttcaaaaataattacaaGACTTTAAATGCTCATGTCGATTCTGCGATTGATCGATTTTTCACATTGCATAACTCTTTGGTGGAAATCTTGCCGCTTTCCCTTAAACCCATGCTTAAAACCGATTCATATATTGCCAATTCGTCTTTACTTTTGTTAATCAAACTATATGTgattcaattcaattggTCTTGTCTTGATGAGTATAAGTTGTTTAAGTTATCTCAAATCATCATTGCCATTTCTCCACCGTCTGATTTGATTCAAAATGCTTATGCGATTGCTATTTGGTATTTCATGTCAATAAACAATAAACAGTTCACTACTACTCTTTTCAATAACTTAACGAAACGTTCACCttcgttattatttttggaatCGCTGTTCATCACGTTTTCCAATCATCAATTGCCAAGAAACGTTGAAGAGGACCCCACGATTGTAAATATCATCACGACTCAATCAACTACTCTGCCTTCATCACAATCAGATTCAGATACCCCTATCTTGTCcacttttaaaaaactcATTCATCTCTTATCAATGTCCACCATTCAGAACACTTCTGCAGAAAAAGCCATTCTCAGCTCCACAATCTTGAACGATTTCTACACTTTTATAACTGTCTCTCCTTCACCACCGTCTTACCCTCCTTATATATCAGTCTTACATCTATTTCCATTACCCATCATCAAGATCCATTCCATTTGTCTCATTAACATTTCCAATTATATTAtcgataataataatttggatAATTTCACGTTACATTCGATAAAGGATAATCTTTTCAACTGGTTgaaattcatttatatcccaatttttaattccGTAGATTTACAAGCAAATATTCccttattaattgaaaaattatcaaatttcttcaatttacAACAGAATACAACAAACACTTCAACAACTGCAACCACACCTGGTGTTTCagattattttgaaaatattacaaatttcAACAAGATTAATATAAAAGTATTGAGTGGTATAAACttgttaaagaaaaattccaaCGTCAATATAAACACAGATCTGGatcaattcaatatttactCAAACACTTGTGATCATATGGAAAATAATCCTGTCAATCGTATTGATTCTTCActtttccaattctttttaaacGCTCAATCTTCTAATGATTTGACTTCCGCACTtttacaacaacaaaatgatagtacaaataatatcattcaaCAAAATGCATCTCCAACAACTGCTCAACAGACTTCAAATATGGATTCCATATTCAAGGAATTAGGCGTCACGAATGTAGATACCGATGATGGGTATGCtgaagatgatgacgatgatgacgatgatgacGAAAGTGAAACTTATCCAGAAGATGGTATGGAACCGATCCCAggtttaaaaaataataataaaaatactcCTCTAGAGATTTCATTCAATCATAGAAAGCAAAgtttatttcaaaataaaaaaaatcaacaacaacTTCAACAACTTCAACAActtcaacaacaacagcaacaactCCCACAATCACCCAATATGAAACattatatcaataatattttgaatcaaCAACATATCCCATTATCAAATAGAGATTATCCAAAGGGTAAGGATGAATCGTAA
- the DPB11 gene encoding protein kinase activating protein DPB11 (similar to Saccharomyces cerevisiae DPB11 (YJL090C); ancestral locus Anc_1.276): MEKPFHDIHITTTGITSSQISTNINKIILSLGGTLSKDLRPNINILIVDLSNTDNDVTKSQKFNYSIKHRFDIIFLDYQSLVTIHQLWLRGDDISMSDHSNFASLKNTKQRMLAVLRSRYSIKPLQNYIIFIGRLSTEAAAHLPIIQPSFKELCIELGAEKVNTSYFPRDCNQLLKTPYSKIIFIADSLHGERIKAARLQSIPLVHYKWILDCNKRGAPIPFDPSYLLDNPTVLQSDFKSIAANICDWSSSTHSSSYTISSSLQSTRPITLKKDKNVKRLYQNALAREVSSPITSPHLPQQTTLATSPSSNPTFNSDPSLLTHPRRENNLFENCHFFIHNSFNSKQSKILSKIILNNNGNIITSHNAFDKDEKFNFIIIPFNLPFNQINLPSMSHTNFITEFFIERCLHYKNFIFPIDCWSKPLFHTLEFHLLSNPNIMHNGSSLTIAITGFQGVELLHLTKLLNLLTSHPTNINFQTVLNKNTDLLIANLSVFKSIKNNRNLKPWQNKYKSLFIDDNLSNSRNSISTESLKKKIEFVRDIHKIPVISPAFIINLLEKTFELKEPSNLLYSCIINPDWCIYCSSGNVDDYKVKLQLNDISLSALTSTSTSSSQQQSYKSQSWKELHPISTLPTIKQTGRELIEKFIQSPTTATTTKQSLKIIHNSSSNIIETPNIIYSAERKRLPSYSADQLRQNISTTPDLSYTNTNIKRTKITLSKDQTIISRSSSWGRMMENDSMTTSLPLSNNGDDNFTNSFKISNNLNNDDHLPHTQITYGISPTKRVNDETSKLKRLTRHQIKELRKDFKK, from the coding sequence ATGGAAAAACCATTCCATGATATCCATATAACAACCACAGGTATTACCTCCTCACAAATAtcaacaaatattaataaaattatactTTCCCTAGGAGGTACACTTTCCAAAGATTTAAGACCAAATATCAACATTCTCATTGTGGATTTATCCAATACAGATAATGATGTAACAAAAAGTCAGAAATTCAATTACTCGATAAAACATAGATTCGATATCATCTTTCTGGATTATCAATCTCTCGTCACCATCCATCAACTGTGGTTGAGAGGTGATGACATTTCCATGTCTGATCATTCGAATTTTGCTagtttgaaaaatactaaACAAAGAATGTTGGCTGTTTTGAGATCTCGGTATTCTATAAAACcattacaaaattatatcatcttcataGGGAGACTCTCCACAGAAGCTGCCGCTCATCTCCCAATTATTCAGCCATCCTTTAAAGAGTTATGTATTGAATTGGGAGCAGAAAAGGTAAACACATCGTATTTCCCTCGAGATTGTAATCAACTTTTGAAAACCCCATATTCCAAAATCATCTTTATAGCAGATTCACTTCATGGTGAAAGAATAAAAGCAGCTCGTTTACAATCTATCCCCCTGGTGCATTACAAGTGGATCTTGGATTGCAATAAAAGAGGAGCTCCTATTCCTTTCGATCCGTCATATCTATTGGATAACCCTACTGTATTGCAATCCGATTTCAAATCTATAGCTGCAAATATTTGTGATTGGTCCTCATCAACACACTCATCATCATATACAATCTCTTCCTCTTTACAATCAACTCGTCCAATtactttgaaaaaagataaaaatgttaaacGTTTATATCAAAATGCCTTGGCAAGAGAAGTTTCATCACCAATAACTTCTCCACATTTACCTCAACAGACTACATTAGCAACATCACCTTCTTCCAATCCCACTTTCAATTCAGATCCTTCTCTTCTCACTCATCCTCGCAGAgagaataatttatttgaaaattgtcattttttcattcataattcttttaattcaaaacaaTCTAAGATATTAtcgaaaattattttaaataataatggtaatataATAACATCCCATAATGCATTcgataaagatgaaaaattcaattttattatcattccATTTAATTTACCCTTTAATCAAATCAACCTGCCTTCAATGTCACATACAAATTTCATTACAGAATTCTTTATTGAACGATGTTTacattataaaaatttcattttcccCATAGATTGTTGGTCAAAACCTTTATTCCATACTTTGGAATTCCATCTCCTATCTAACCCTAATATTATGCATAATGGTTCTTCATTAACTATTGCCATCACCGGGTTCCAAGGTGTAGAATTATTACATTTAACAAAGCTATTGAATCTATTAACTTCTCATCCcacaaatattaatttccaaacagttttaaataaaaatacagatttattaattgcaAATTTATCAGTATTCAAAtcaatcaaaaataatagaaatttaaaaccttggcaaaataaatataaatctttattCATAGATGATAACCtttcaaattcaagaaattcCATTTCTACTGAatcattaaagaaaaagatagAATTCGTAAGAGATATTCACAAGATCCCTGTGATTTCCCCGGcttttatcattaatttattagaaaagacTTTTGAATTGAAGGAGCCATCAAATCTTCTCTACTCTTGTATTATAAATCCAGATTGGTGCATTTATTGTTCAAGTGGTAACGTAGATGATTATAAAGTGAAActtcaattaaatgatatatCTTTATCTGCTTTAACATCAACTTCTACTTCTTCTTCACAACAACAATCATACAAATCACAATCTTGGAAAGAGTTGCACCCTATTTCAACTCTACCAACAATAAAACAAACTGGACgtgaattaattgaaaaatttattcaatctCCTACTACTGCTACGACTACTAAACAATCCCTTAAGATAATTCACAATTCATCTTCCAATATTATAGAAACTCCGAATATCATCTATTCGGCCGAACGAAAGAGACTCCCATCTTATTCGGCCGATCAATTACgtcaaaatatttccaCTACTCCAGATTTATCTTACAccaatacaaatataaaacGTACAAAAATTACTTTATCTAAAGATCAAACTATCATATCAAGATCTTCAAGCTGGGGTAGAATGATGGAAAACGATTCAATGACAACTTCACTTCCACTTTCAAATAATGGTGATgataattttacaaattcttttaaaatttcaaataatttaaataatgatgatcaTTTACCACATACTCAAATCACTTATGGTATTTCTCCAACCAAAAGAGTAAATGATGAAACttcaaaattgaaaagattaaCAAGACatcaaattaaagaattacgtaaagattttaaaaaataa